GTCGAAAGAATGAATAGAGAATAGATAAAACAAATATTCTTCCTAACAGTATTCACAGGAGCGAAAGGACAGAAAATGTCCTTTATAGGTGGAAAATGTCCTTCCAGGCATTAAGTATTAGTATGAAACTGCGAAAATAGTTCGCAGTGGAAAGCGATTGAACCGAAAAAAGTAACTGTAGGTAAAAAAAACCTCTGCAATGCTTCTTTTCCGCTGCTTCACTCTACAAAAAGCAGCAGAACACTTCTTGTTATTACTGTTCATATATGctcaatgttaaaaaaatgttataaGTTTCATAATATGTTTTATCTTTCTGTTTGTACATCAGATATCCGCAACGTGTCAGGAATATAAATAGCTAAACAGCCTTGTTATCAGTGCATATGAAAATATACAAGACCGAAGTATTGAAAAAATGTAAAGTattatcccagggaatgaactattagagcagttgaagttaaaaaagTTAAAGAGAGATGGCTAGGATGTTTACAGTACGCCTAATTGATGTTTGTTGCTGGTATGGAAGTACTACGGCAGTATAGACACCGTGTTTATCGTGCCCTAAAGATTCACTGAAATGTTTCAGTTCGAATGTTACATATAAACCAAATTTTGATAGAATTCGATTTTACCCACAAATTTATAGCAAGTATAAAAACAGAAATACCTACCTGAAATGGGAAAACAtagtcttcttcttgttctttatTGTAAATGGAGTTTtcccggaaaggcattttccatccTGACTGAAGATGGCAAGTTAATTTTATGATGATTGAAATGATGTATTTGTTGATagggtgcagagagagagagagacagagagagagagagagagagagagagagaacaattcaAGAAACGGAAGGGTAGGAAGAGAACTATAACGAATTATGTACAAGAATAGTTAACAGATTCTATAGAACAAcgaattaaatttaaataaatttgcagATGTAACTGACATACTTCAGTACCTAGTACCGTTATCAGGATTAACagcttattgaatggaatgaaatgatgaaaaactttatcaaataAGTGTCCTCTTTATCTGGCTCAAGAAACCATGATCAGGAACTATTTGAGCATCAGTCTCAAATGCTGCgatttaaaatttttatacattaattaaataaaaatgaaataaaattcaaaataagaAAATTGGGGAAAACTTTGACAAAATTTAGTTATGTAGTGGATAAATATTGTGTAAAATTGTCGTGGAGTGCCTCATTTGTTAACACAACGGAAGTTGGTCAAGTCTTAGGAAATTTTACTGGCGCAAAAGTGTCGCAGATATTTATAACAATTGGAGACTCTACAGTCATGTGCGTTACGAAGAATCTTATGTTTTTAGAACTAAGGTTGGGATGACCATGAACGTGGAAAACTTTCCTCCCATGTAGTTCCTATTTTATGATCACGGAAAAATGGGAGACATATCGGCTCTAGACTCGTGTCTAGTATCCTTCAACAGAACACAGATAAGGGGATGGGGAAATGATCCAGTTCTGATGTGTAGTAGAGTAGTTTTTAGAATAAAAAAGAAGGTCTAAATATAGAAGTGGTGTCTGAAACATTATTCTGAGAGTATGAACAGGGTTTGAGGAATGAGCCAAATCACCAAGAAACAGAATGCTGAACATACGGTAATGCAGCTCCACCTGTTGCAGGTGCTCGGTTTCCTGGTGGCGGTGTCGTTGGCGGCGATGGCGGCAGGGGAGGCGCCCTCCAACAGTTACGGCGCGCCCTTCGGTCAGCCTCAACCTCAGGCCCAGTTCCAGCGCCAGCAGGCGCAGCCCAAACTCAAGGCTCAACCTAAGGCTCAACCCAAACCTCAGCCCCAGCCTCAGCCTCAACAGCAGCCTCAGGCGTTCGCCCAGTCGCAGGCGCAGCCTGCCTTCTCTGCACCCCTGTCCTTGTCGCCACTGTATGCAGCGGGCTCCCCCCAATTCGGCAGACAGTTCTTCATCCCGGCACCAGAACCCTCTCGGCTGTCTGAGCTGTACCGCCTGCCCAACGAGTATGGTCCCCCACCAGCCACGTTCACGACCACCACTGAGGCCGCCACCACCACAACCGAGGTTCCCACCACAACGGAACAAGCTAACGTAAGTATCCTTGCCTTCTTTCACCTCTGTACCTTGTAATATACACATAAAATGGAGTGGTGAAGTACACTTTTAAGTCACAAGATTCTGAAGGAGTCAGGTTAGACAGAGAAATACTAATGAAGATAGTAGACCAGTATTTTTATTTGGGTAACCAAGGAACCAGCGACGAAAGATGAAGATACAGATCGCAGAATTAGTACGACGGATTACTACAGCAAACAAGCAAGTGCATACAGCGTGCAATAGCTACACAGTGTTGAAGATACTTCCACATGATAGAcaaatgtggagagctgcatctaatcagtctttggaccgaagaccacagcAAAAAAAACCTACCTAGAAAACCACTCGCGTTTCTTTCCTTTCAGTACCTTGTAATATACACATAAAATGAAGGAGTGGTGAAGTACACTTTTAAGTCACAAGATTCTGAAGGAGTCAGGTTAGACAGTGAAATACTAATGAAGATAGTTGACCAGTATTTTTATTTGGGTAACCAAGGAACCAGCGACGAAAGATGAAGATACAGATCGCAGAATTAGTACGACGGATTACTACAGCAAACAAGCAAGTGCATACAGCGTGCAATAGCTACACAGAGTTGAAGATACTTCCACATGATAGAcaaatgtggagagctgcatctaatcagtctttggaccgaagaccacagAAAAAAAAACTACCTAGAAAACCACTCGCGTTTCTTTCCTTTCAACCTTTTAGATACTTTTTTCAGATGATGTTAGCCATTAGGATTATTGGAAACTGTCAGACTAAAAGCTAATGGTTTCATATTCAGTTTGAAGTTGTAGGATTATTTCTGTTACTTATCAAACTTTTTATGGTCTGAGAAATCTCTCTATTTATCAAAACTTCTATGCTGAGCATTGACTGCAAATCAGTGTTGAAACATTAGTCTCTCCATAACTGACTGGGTAAGCCAGTTCGAAATACTTCCAGTAGGATCATGCGTAGTAAAGAACTTCCGTTTCTGAAGCAACCTAAGTTACCTTTAACTTGTCTCAGTGTAAAAATATACTTTATTTCGCAAACAGTACGTCAGATGATTAATTATGAGACAGCTTCCCACAGATAGGCCTAAGcagccttccttccattattacaTTGTTGAATTTTCAATGGGTGCCTCAGTGGAGGACATTTTTGAGGAACAACAGTTCAATCTACGTCAGAAAACTGATAGTAATACCTGCAAAATTTTTttcatggctgcacgttcagagaccgcgaatagttacaattgaaaggaaAACAACCGTCGGTCACTATTTGTaagaaattaacctggtttcaacactgctaggaatgTCATCCTcacaatttaaatcaaagaatggtctgtattctataacatggtcacagaaattACATATAAGTACTACCAGTCTTTTACgctgattccgtacttataccgtATCATAcgattttagtcataattctgtgaccatgttatagaatatagaccattctttgatttacattctgaggaagacactcctagcagtgttgaaacctggttaatttgttaaaaatagtgaccgagggctgttttccttTCAATTGTAATAATACCTGCATATTTTCGCtgtaatttttcaatatttctgtcCTAGGTAAACTGAAAAATTGTTGAGCAAAAagtgcaaacttgaagattcgagtGGGTCTGTGATGTATATTCCAGCAGCGCAGTAGGGACTATACTGTCAGCGACGGTGAGGCCTAACAGTCTGAGTCAGAGTTTTAACTGGGTGCATGTATCCACCATTGGGAGTACTCCGCTAAATAGCTGAAATAATCCATTTTAGTATAGTTCTACCTTTTATAAGGAAAACACATCCTTATTACCTAAAAAGAATCAACTGACAACCAAAACGTTCACCTGTTTGGGCGTAAAGAGCATCATGTTACCTCATTTCTTTGCTATAAAACAGTACAGTCCCTACACTCACTACTATAAAGATCATTATAAAATGTGAATCTGCGATAAAGACTTAAAAGTCACCTGTACCGTACGGTGAAATCCCTCATGGCACAAAACTGAAACAAACTTAAATGTGTATCCACTCATTTCTTCCAAGTGCAGCGCTGAAAAAAAATATTAGTCTTCTCTTTGTATTGTGTATTCCACATTGTTTAATTTATCTATGTCTTTTTaccttacagtgccagtttaagcTCTACATAAAAGCATAAGAATACCATTCCTAATCTGATAGTTGTTGTTCAATAACGTAGCTACACCAGCGAGTCGGATCTGAAGACAAGTTTTGGAAATATGATACTTCATATTTGTCAGGTACCTTGTCATTTGTTTCGACGGAAATGTTTCGGTAATAGTGATGGACTGATGTGT
This Schistocerca nitens isolate TAMUIC-IGC-003100 chromosome 1, iqSchNite1.1, whole genome shotgun sequence DNA region includes the following protein-coding sequences:
- the LOC126236694 gene encoding uncharacterized protein LOC126236694; translated protein: MKVLGFLVAVSLAAMAAGEAPSNSYGAPFGQPQPQAQFQRQQAQPKLKAQPKAQPKPQPQPQPQQQPQAFAQSQAQPAFSAPLSLSPLYAAGSPQFGRQFFIPAPEPSRLSELYRLPNEYGPPPATFTTTTEAATTTTEVPTTTEQANFGFAGGRNAALREAEESGVYYVLQPDGRLHRIAYSHGPAPAAAAPTSEKQRAASSELSALQQPALAPGYLARFQYQEVQPAGAPIYTYGQPELVRVN